A stretch of Brassica napus cultivar Da-Ae chromosome C6, Da-Ae, whole genome shotgun sequence DNA encodes these proteins:
- the LOC106424920 gene encoding uncharacterized protein LOC106424920 gives MSAAMDRALMALSLEEEEEEVPFVMPELPGFSSTEENALSLIGRTLNPECQKISGLILTMPRKWQKEGRVRGVALSEEKFQFIFKNEHDLIDVLEKGVQTFNEWAIVLERWVENPPDDYLQYIPLWVQISKIPVNYYTEAALMTLGEMLGEVKVLAFDPTKPITQPFIRVQIRFNVANPLKMARVLDMGGGKTHTIHFDFEKLQKRCYTCKRLNHEKQVCPLEIKKRQSDATRRRERIIAEKFKDNSVLQQNDPLFGVLEEEQVGLNPNTGRPKIASEVLEEMRRFLLADTGETLAIKVDKVKKSVREVEKDPLLQRSILRLEQAPVFTTELNKGKGPVFDYGEKEMVRRNWDINAKPTKLLADSMKANRNVVLTDSSPRYNIGSNDEAEGYYLDTSSVSLTVFRAEFSEPSSPGLLENVGGKEKTTTSSKTETDASSHCWE, from the coding sequence ATGTCTGCAGCTATGGATAGGGCTCTTATGGCTCTCTCactggaagaagaggaagaggaagttcCGTTTGTCATGCCGGAGCTCCCTGGTTTTAGTTCTACAGAAGAAAATGCGCTAAGCCTCATCGGGAGGACTCTCAATCCAGAATGTCAAAAAATCTCTGGGTTAATTCTCACTATGCCAAGGAAGTGGCAGAAGGAAGGTCGAGTTAGGGGGGTAGCGTTGTCGGAAGAAAAGTTCCAGTTCATCTTTAAAAATGAACATGATCTGATAGATGTGTTAGAGAAAGGGGTCCAAACTTTCAATGAGTGGGCGATTGTCTTGGAAAGATGGGTGGAGAACCCACCAGATGACTATCTTCAGTACATCCCCCTTTGGGTCCAGATAAGCAAAATCCCAGTCAACTACTACACTGAGGCTGCTCTCATGACTCTAGGGGAAATGCTAGGTGAAGTTAAGGTTCTTGCCTTCGATCCTACGAAACCTATCACTCAGCCCTTCATTAGGGTTCAGATTCGCTTCAATGTTGCTAATCCTCTGAAGATGGCGAGGGTTCTGGATATGGGAGGAGGCAAAACTCATACGATACATTTCGATTTCGAGAAGCTCCAGAAGAGATGTTATACCTGCAAGAGGCTGAATCATGAGAAACAAGTCTGCCCTTTGGAGATCAAAAAACGTCAATCTGATGCTACGCGGAGAAGAGAAAGGATTATAGCTGAAAAGTTCAAAGATAACAGTGTTCTGCAACAGAATGATCCTCTGTTCGGGGTGCTGGAAGAAGAGCAAGTAGGGCTGAATCCAAACACAGGAAGGCCGAAAATTGCTAGTGAAGTTCTGGAGGAAATGAGAAGATTCCTACTGGCTGATACGGGTGAAACTCTGGCTATTAAGGTTGACAAGGTGAAGAAATCAGTTAGAGAAGTCGAGAAAGATCCTCTGTTACAGAGGTCCATTCTGAGACTAGAGCAAGCTCCGGTCTTTACTACAGAGTTAAACAAAGGCAAAGGACCAGTGTTTGACTACGGAGAGAAGGAGATGGTTCGACGTAATTGGGACATCAATGCCAAGCCGACCAAACTCTTGGCTGATTCCATGAAGGCTAACAGAAATGTCGTGCTCACAGATTCTTCACCGAGATACAATATTGGTTCGAATGATGAAGCTGAAGGTTACTATCTGGACACTTCTTCTGTCAGTCTTACGGTTTTTCGAGCTGAGTTCTCTGAACCTAGTTCTCCGGGACTGTTAGAAAACGTGGGCGGTAAGGAGAAGACCACCACGAGCTCAAAGACAGAGACAGATGCTAGCTCTCACTGCTGGGAATGA
- the LOC106424956 gene encoding phosphatidylinositol 4-phosphate 5-kinase 4, translating into MKKNKMSKEQGCVLKAWEVTVRKTQQAKKRANNIFGTVSVAPQTDDQATTTEENDDETSTNRSSIGELYHAERVLPNGDYYTGQWYDSFPHGHGKYLWTDGCMYIGEWYNGKTMGKGKFGWPSGATYEGEFKSGYMDGIGTYTGPSGDTYRGQCVMNLKHGHGIKSYANGDVYDGEWRRGLQEAQGKYRWRDESYYIGEWKNGMICGKGTFIWTDGCRYDGFWDDGFPSGNGTFKWDDGSFYVGHWSQDPEEMNGTYYPSGNEKNLEWDPKDVFNNLSEYKTCSGERVPVLPSQKKLSVWNSSKRVEKPRRISVDGRVSVGLDRAFEKMNMWGSESGEGASDIDSTTRRDLDAEIMRLEAEGFIQSLKPSPVPMRLPRAGKKQGETISKGHRNYELMLNLQLGIRHAVGKQAAVVSLDLKHSAFDPKEKVWTRFPPEGTKYTPPHQSSEFKWKDYCPLVFRSLRKLFKVDPADYMLSICGNDALRELSSPGKSGSFFYLTNDDRYMIKTMKKSETKVLLRMLAAYYNHVRAFENTLVIRFYGLHCVKLTGTIQKKVRFVIMGNLFCSEYSVHRRFDLKGSSLGRTTDKPESEINSNTILKDLDLNFIFRLQKAWYQEFIRQVDKDCEFLEQERIMDYSLLVGIHFREASVAGELIPSGARKPIGEFEDESAPRLSRADVDQLLSDPTRWASIRLGGNMPARAERTIRRSDCELVGEPTGEYYEVVMIFGIIDILQDYDISKKLEHAYKSIQYDPTSISAVDPRLYSRRFRDFIFKVITEDD; encoded by the exons atgaagaaaaacaaaatgagCAAGGAACAAGGCTGTGTTCTAAAAGCTTGGGAGGTGACGGTGAGAAAGACCCAACAAGCCAAGAAACGAGCAAACAACATTTTTGGAACCGTATCTGTAGCTCCACAAACAGATGATCAAGCTACTACGACCGAGGAGAATGATGATGAGACCAGCACTAACAGAAGCAGCATAGGAGAACTCTACCATGCAGAGAGAGTACTTCCTAATGGAGACTACTACACAGGTCAATGGTACGATAGTTTCCCCCACGGACACGGTAAGTATCTATGGACAGATGGTTGTATGTACATTGGTGAATGGTACAACGGGAAGACTATGGGGAAAGGGAAGTTTGGTTGGCCTTCTGGTGCAACGTATGAAGGTGAGTTCAAAAGTGGATACATGGATGGGATTGGCACGTACACAGGTCCTAGTGGAGATACTTATAGAGGTCAATGTGTAATGAACCTGAAACATGGACATGGGATCAAGAGTTACGCAAACGGAGATGTCTATGATGGTGAATGGAGGAGAGGTTTGCAAGAAGCTCAAGGGAAGTATCGTTGGAGAGATGAGAGTTATTACATTGGGGAGTGGAAGAACGGTATGATCTGTGGAAAAGGTACTTTTATTTGGACAGATGGTTGTAGATACGATGGGTTTTGGGATGATGGTTTCCCTAGTGGAAACGGGACGTTCAAGTGGGACGATGGGAGCTTCTACGTTGGTCATTGGTCTCAAGATCCTGAAGAAATGAATGGTACTTATTATCCATCGGGGAACGAAAAGAATCTTGAATGGGATCCTAAAGATGTGTTTAACAATCTGAGTGAGTACAAGACTTGTAGTGGAGAGAGAGTTCCTGTGTTGCCTTCACAGAAGAAGCTCTCTGTGTGGAACTCTTCCAAGCGTGTAGAGAAGCCGAGGAGGATCTCTGTTGATGGGAGGGTGAGTGTTGGTTTAGATAGAGCGTTTGAGAAGATGAATATGTGGGGAAGTGAAAGTGGTGAAGGCGCTTCTGATATTGATTCCACCACAAGGAGAGACTTGGATGCTGAGATAATGAGACTTGAGGCTGAAGGATTCATTCAGAGCTTGAAACCTAGCCCTGTGCCTATGAGATTGCCAAGGGCAGGGAAGAAGCAAGGGGAGACAATATCGAAAGGACACCGCAACTACGAACTTATGCTCAATCTACAGCTTGGAATCAG ACATGCTGTTGGAAAACAAGCTGCCGTTGTGTCTCTTGATCTTAAGCATTCAGCTTTTGATCCAAAGGAGAAAGTATGGACAAGATTTCCACCAGAAGGAACCAAATACACACCTCCTCACCAGTCTAGTGAATTCAAATGGAAAGACTATTGCCCATTAGTTTTTAG GAGCTTGAGGAAGTTATTCAAAGTAGACCCAGCTGATTACATGTTATCAATCTGCGGTAATGATGCACTTAGGGAACTATCATCCCCTGGAAAAAGTGGAAGCTTTTTCTACCTAACAAACGATGATCGTTACATGATAAAAACAATGAAGAAGTCTGAAACTAAA GTGCTTCTAAGAATGCTTGCAGCGTATTACAACCATGTTAGAGCATTTGAGAACACTTTGGTGATTAGATTCTACGGTCTCCACTGTGTGAAGTTGACTGGAACAATCCAAAAGAAg GTTCGGTTCGTTATTATGGGAAACTTATTCTGTTCTGAGTACTCTGTCCACAGACGCTTTGATCTGAAAGGATCTTCCCTTGGACGTACAACTGATAAACCTGAATCAGAAATCAACTCAAACACAATCTTGAAAGATCTTGATCTGAACTTCATTTTCAGACTACAGAAAGCTTGGTACCAAGAGTTCATCAG ACAAGTCGATAAAGACTGCGAGTTTCTAGAACAGGAGAGAATCATGGACTACAGTCTTCTTGTTGGGATACATTTCAGAGAAGCATCAGTGGCTGGAGAGTTGATACCTTCTGGAGCACGCAAGCCTATTG GTGAGTTTGAAGATGAATCAGCTCCTCGTCTCTCCAGAGCAGACGTGGATCAGCTTCTATCTGATCCCACAAG GTGGGCTAGTATCAGACTTGGAGGAAACATGCCGGCTCGAGCAGAGAGAACAATTAGAAGGAGCGACTGTGAACTAGTTGGGGAACCAACAGGAGAGTACTACGAGGTTGTCATGATCTTCGGGATCATAGATATTCTTCAAGATTACGACATTAGCAAGAAACTTGAACACGCTTACAAGAGCATCCAGTACGATCCTACTTCAATCTCAGCTGTTGATCCGAGGCTATACTCTAGACGTTTCCGTGATTTCATTTTCAAGGTCATCACTGAGGATGATTGA
- the LOC106424917 gene encoding uncharacterized protein LOC106424917, producing the protein MEGADKKVVTSPYALSTKDDPENVITKVVFNRRNYDEWVRKIRTGLRAKKKLGFVDGTVKVPEEGSSITHREIAKELWDSIKARFNAKSEVKVQQLKEELMNCKQSDLSLETYYGKLHVVWEDLSNYEFKPVCSCGGCKCQGCACDFLRQLEMAREKEKLHQFCPGLGASLYGNVRTAIVNTDPLPSVDHAYAMVWLEKYGKGRGGKPSQQGNKGSYGKGASVNAVSHVAPTIDAHAVTGLSKEQWDKLVKMLGEKTEGTRLNGKKCRDDWIVDIGASHHMTGLLDCLFDIHMVAPCLVGLPNGKLVMADQEGSVRLTDTLKLHSVLYVKELKCNLISVSQLIDELNCIVLFSKTCCLMQDLTLMMPIGMGERRDGVYFLQGVELVRRVKKVGAKESLELWHKRLGHA; encoded by the exons ATGGAGGGAGCGGATAAGAAAGTTGTGACGTCTCCATACGCTTTGTCTACAAAAGATGATCCAGAAAATGTGATCACGAAAGTTGTCTTCAATAGAAGAAACTATGATGAATGGGTGAGAAAAATAAGAACCGGACTTCGAGCAAAGAAGAAGCTGGGTTTCGTGGATGGTACGGTGAAGGTACCAGAAGAAGG ATCTAGCATCACACATCGTGAGATAGCTAAAGAGTTGTGGGATAGCATCAAGGCGCGGTTCAACGCAAAAAGTGAAGTGAAAGTTCAACAATTGAAAGAAGAATTGATGAACTGTAAGCAGAGTGATCTGTCGTTGGAGACATATTATGGGAAGCTACATGTGGTTTGGGAAGATCTCTCAAACTATGAGTTCAAACCGGTGTGTAGCTGTGGAGGATGCAAGTGTCAAGGATGCGCGTGTGATTTTCTGCGTCAACTGGAGATGGCACGAGAAAAGGAGAAACTTCATCAGTTCTGTCCTGGTTTGGGCGCGTCTCTCTATGGGAATGTGCGAACTGCTATTGTTAACACTGATCCTCTTCCGAGTGTTGATCATGCATACGCAATGGTG TGGCTTGAGAAGTATGGAAAAGGAAGAGGAGGGAAGCCTTCTCAACAAGGAAACAAAGGGAGCTATGGGAAGGGAGCAAGCGTCAATGCGGTCTCTCATGTAGCACCTACAATCGATGCTCATGCAGTTACTGGTCTATCAAAAGAACAGTGGGATAAACTGGTGAAAATGTTGGGCGAGAAAACAGAGGGAACACGTCTTAACGGTAAGAAGTGTAGAGATGATTGGATAGTAGACATTGGTGCCTCTCATCATATGACAGGATTGCTAGATTGTCTGTTTGATATACATATGGTTGCTCCTTGTTTGGTTGGTTTACCAAATGGGAAGCTGGTAATGGCCGATCAGGAAGGAAGTGTTCGTCTGACTGACACTTTGAAACTTCACAGTGTTCTTTATGTGAAAGAGTTGAAGTGTAATCTGATTTCGGTTTCACAACTCATCGATGAGTTGAACTGTATTGTCTTGTTCTCAAAGACGTGTTGTCTGATGCAGGACCTCACGCTGATGATGCCGATTGGAATGGGTGAGAGAAGGGACGGCGTCTACTTTCTTCAAGGAGTGGAGTTGGTGAGAAGAGTGAAGAAAGTAGGTGCAAAGGAGTCGCTGGAGTTGTGGCATAAGCGACTTGGGCATGCATAA